The following proteins are encoded in a genomic region of Sander lucioperca isolate FBNREF2018 chromosome 23, SLUC_FBN_1.2, whole genome shotgun sequence:
- the pks1 gene encoding phenolphthiocerol synthesis polyketide synthase type I Pks15/1, translating to MEDAEDDIAVIGIGCNFPGGEGLDNFWRVLLEGKNCAVDIPAERFDTTFWYDADDSKPGKTQTTKAALIEGFNEFDHKFFGITEAEAEFMDPQQKLLLQCTYRTLEDAGIAMESISGSRTGVYIGLMNRDYEILRSNSPATITHYNGTGTAMSVAANRISFTFNLTGPSFSIDSACSSSLVALHVACQAIKQGDCEMALCGGVSCIIEPRVFVALSKAKMISPEGTSKPFSSRADGYGRGEGCGVVLLKPLKNAIKDCNKIWGIVSKTAVNQDGHSVTPITKPSMTQQQELLQRVYSESDLANVQYIEAHGTGTPVGDPTEAASISNVIAKAKPPGSETLWIGSVKGNIGHTESAAGVAGLIKVLLMMKNATIVPSVFYSEDSASVDVKTLPISIPIKAERWETHWSLGRVAGINSFGFGGTNAHVIVKEYRQTTVPTQTPKGCPNLFVISAASEKSLILSITDTHHRLFSDQTVDLQALSYTSACGRSHSRHKYRKAFPTSSLSDLQHQLTSALKTKVGPISSGIQVVFVFCGNGVAYRDMCKQLLREIPVFKDKVREVENLFQSHKSISISQWLAGEYDNEDFSKANVVQPLLFAIQVGIVTLLKQWGVKPDAVLGHSVGEVAAAHCSGLLSLEDAVKVLYHRSNLQSKVTGGKMLVVGNVAVEKVLKILPEFSGKICVAAFNSPQSCTLSGDADAIDILHQRLKIVFTEKNLFLHELDVPAAYHSHMMDPILDDIEKSINPLDANNMECKLFSTVTGDSYSDGDFRTGSYWARNIREPVLFEQTLRAATKDKQSRTNVVFVEIGPRRALQRNIHETLGSNAIVLPSVQPEKDYDTVLSTVAKLFELGIRVDWHQLYRGSETLPIALPVYQFVKAKIELNFEAVRKGGESSAFSPHTLISQIKQENKEYMCNLSLETAPYLWEHKNNGVPIVPGAFYVELAYASVMASLRPKKPVSLLQLSVRFENLLTLSSNCQQLKVTLEHAENEASFKIQSSVATHTSGTYRCTDGQPLLEEPTICLDMISQRCKLVIKRKEIYAILSQAGFEYGAVFKQLDNVHFGDEFKEAVTAIQVPSELLKHLHEYFIHPVLLDYFLQMTAVVAIGRLTAKQGFPSAIGSVAISGPLQEEMVMYLRVTQETPDFLDVCGSFSTTKGHVLVELKGVRISFLGNCSSVLQSRFFHNEITAIPDRKDLQNHKIKAIVFEDKLGIAKGLRPYIHPESALVESREHWIADQIRNLVFDSLTNSVDLENVLFIWGVEDLSHLSSEKMLDCLVTCCELFRQIVLALNESKRSCAVRVITYRSAETIVDHVSPGFVLSGMTRACSAEMAGLSFQLIDLASVTSEDIQTLVRVINTCKKQEVMINKGQASTTRIARTPMGDGALCQSDMHSVNVSDFVLQTTDPYRMVHLSAIPYDTNANYVQEKSIEMQLTNVCAHSSDYFPITTSHLNFGKTMYWNKHASQTHKLLALDFSGIVTAVGKDVCHLRVGDHIASCYPVAATAKIIIPEAVCYSTKRLPFLKETPCVSYFILAWEILQRMLSKVKQQPRKLLIISSNSASALMKVLALTANRSGWNVSSLPHFRGKSLHFDHSHAFVFLPPFDHSWQGMHDSGTHDRHLIFVCSNHMSSSLSANMFALKSKHMHVHQLDMANVLQRANLQVQNRNILDWLMSLSFDTESLPLKREIFQLSSLEEPQTDADAESYFTTKTVQQVVLDHRECDCPVSDIPLFTRPGKLFKQSCVYIVTGGLSGLGLETVKFIAHNGGGCIATLSRSTLTDEMQFEMELLQRRYEVTIMNVQCDVSASMQVVDAISKIKQRFSFCSIKGVFHSAAVLHDALIKNLDESLFRKVLQPKVSGALNLHYATLHNKLDFFVCYSSISSFIGNASQCNYAAANSFLDTFCHYRRNLGLAGQSINWGPLNLGLLLNKDHFQKFLEAKGMMVMDVCDVQEALEKCLVINRPQQVICKFNFKNLHIHVLSQNASLRERLSALVEMELKDELSNEPRAQHLSSTHGIVRSIVSDISNVSVDELDDDSALCALGIDSMLAMTLQNKIFQETGVNVPLVRILDPNSTLATLSAIVKNNE from the exons ATGGAGGATGCAGAGGATGATATAGCTGTTATCGGCATTGGATGCAATTTCCCTGGAG GTGAGGGCTTGGACAATTTCTGGAGGGTTCTGTTGGAGGGGAAGAACTGTGCCGTAGATATTCCAGCAGAGAGATTTGACACCACTTTTTGGTATGATGCTGATGATAGTAAACCTGGAAAAACACAGACCACCAAAGCAGCTCTTATAGAAGG gTTTAATGAGTTTGATCACAAGTTTTTTGGCATTACTGAAGCAGAGGCTGAATTCATGGACCCTCAGCAGAAACTCCTTCTGCAGTGTACATACAGGACATTGGAAGATGCAGGAATCGCTATGGAAAGCATCAGTGGCAGCAGAACTGGAGTTTACATAG GTCTAATGAACAGGGATTACGAGATACTCCGAAGTAACAGTCCTGCTACGATAACCCACTACAACGGCACTGGGACGGCCATGAGTGTGGCTGCCAATAGAATATCCTTCACCTTTAATCTCACTGGCCCTTCCTTTTCCATAGACAGTGCCTGTTCTTCATCTTTGGTGGCTCTACATGTAGCCTGTCAGGCTATAAAGCAAG GAGACTGCGAGATGGCTCTGTGTGGAGGTGTCAGCTGTATAATAGAGCCAAGAGTGTTTGTAGCTCTCAGCAAGGCCAAGATGATCTCACCTGAGGGGACCAGCAAACCTTTCTCCAGCAGAGCAGATGGCTATGGTAGAGGGGAGGGCTGTGGGGTTGTTCTCCTGAAGCCTCTGAAAAAC GCCATAAAAGACTGCAACAAAATATGGGGTATCGTCAGCAAAACAGCAGTCAACCAAGATGGACACTCAGTGACTCCAATCACCAAACCCTCCATGACTCAACAACAGGAGCTGTTGCAAAGAGTGTACTCAGAGTCTGACCTTGCGAATGTCCAGTACATAGAGGCACATGGGACTGGAACTCCAGTTGGAGATCCAACAGAGGCAGCAAGCATCTCAAACGTCATTGCTAAAGCCAAACCTCCTGGTTCAGAGACGCTGTGGATTGGCTCTGTGAAGGGCAACATTGGACATACAGAATCTGCAGCTGGAGTGGCTGGACTCATTAAGGTACTCTTAATGATGAAGAATGCAACCATTGTTCCCTCAGTTTTCTACTCAGAAGACAGTGCCAGTGTAGATGTAAAAACTCTGCCTATAAGCATTCCGATTAAAGCTGAAAGATGGGAGACACATTGGTCATTAGGAAGGGTGGCTGGGATCAACAGCTTTGGGTTTGGAGGCACAAATGCACATGTGATTGTAAAAGAGTACAGACAGACCACCGTACCCACTCAGACCCCAAAAGGCTGTCCAAATCTCTTTGTTATATCTGCAGCCTCTGAGAAATCACTTATCCTGTCTATTACTGACACCCACCACAGGCTTTTCAGTGATCAAACAGTTGACTTACAGGCATTGTCATACACTTCAGCATGTGGAAGGAGTCATTCCAGACACAAATATAGGAAGGCCTTTCCAACATCTTCCCTCTCAGATTTACAACATCAGCTGACATCTGCACTAAAAACAAAGGTTGGGCCAATAAGCTCTGGCATCCAggtggtgtttgtgttttgtgggAATGGGGTTGCCTACAGGGATATGTGCAAGCAGCTCCTGAGAGAGATTCCTGTTTTCAAAGATAAGGTCAGAGAAGTTGAGAATCTCTTTCAGAGTCATAAAAGCATCAGCATTAGTCAATGGCTTGCTGGTGAATACGATAATGAGGATTTCAGCAAAGCAAATGTTGTCCAGCCTCTTCTTTTTGCAATTCAGGTTGGCATTGTCACTCTCCTAAAGCAATGGGGTGTCAAACCTGATGCCGTGCTTGGACACTCTGTTGGTGAGGTTGCTGCCGCTCACTGTTCTGGTCTCCTGTCTCTTGAGGATGCTGTAAAAGTATTGTATCACCGCAGTAATCTTCAGAGTAAGGTCACAGGGGGGAAAATGCTTGTTGTTGGTAATGTGGCAGTAGAAAAGGTATTAAAAATCCTTCCAGAGTTTTCTGGGAAGATTTGTGTTGCAGCGTTCAACAGCCCCCAGTCCTGCACTCTGTCAGGGGACGCAGATGCCATAGACATCCTTCATCAAAGGCTGAAGATTGTGTTTACAGAGAAAAATCTCTTCCTCCATGAGTTAGATGTGCCAGCAGCATACCATAGCCATATGATGGATCCTATACTGGATGACATTGAGAAAAGTATCAATCCCTTGGATGCCAACAACATGGAGTGCAAGCTTTTTTCTACAGTGACAGGAGACAGTTATTCAGATGGTGACTTTAGAACAGGCAGTTACTGGGCAAGGAACATCAGAGAGCCTGTTTTATTTGAACAAACACTGCGTGCTGCCACCAAAGACAAGCAATCAAGGACAAATGTGGTTTTTGTGGAGATTGGACCTCGTAGGGCTCTCCAAAGGAACATACATGAGACTTTGGGAAGTAACGCCATAGTTCTTCCCTCTGTTCAGCCAGAGAAAGATTACGACACAGTCTTGTCTACCGTGGCAAAACTATTTGAATTGGGCATCAGAGTGGACTGGCATCAACTCTACAGAGGTTCTGAGACATTGCCCATAGCTCTTCCAGTCTATCAGTTTGTCAAAGCAAAGATAGAATTGAACTTTGAAGCTGTGAGAAAAGGTGGCGAATCATCTGCGTTTTCCCCACATACGCTCATATCCCAAATAAAGCAGGAAAACAAAGAGTACATGTGCAACCTCTCATTAGAGACTGCACCATATCTTTGGGAGCATAAAAACAATGGCGTTCCCATTGTGCCAGGCGCGTTCTATGTTGAACTAGCTTATGCCTCAGTGATGGCAAGTTTAAGGCCGAAGAAACCTGTTTCTCTGCTCCAGCTCAGTGTACGTTTTGAGAATCTGCTTACACTAAGCTCAAACTGTCAGCAGTTGAAGGTGACACTGGAACATGCAGAGAATGAGGCTTCATTTAAAATACAGTCTTCTGTCGCAACACATACCTCTGGCACATACAGGTGTACAGATGGCCAACCGCTGTTAGAAGAACCAACCATTTGTCTTGACATGATCTCCCAGAGGTGCAAATTGGTTATAAAGAGAAAAGAGATTTATGCAATTCTTTCTCAAGCAGGATTTGAATATGGCGCTGTCTTTAAACAGCTTGACAATGTGCATTTTGGAGATGAATTCAAGGAAGCTGTGACAGCAATTCAAGTCCCTAGTGAACTTCTAAAACACCTTCATGAGTATTTCATTCACCCTGTGTTATTGGACTATTTCTTGCAAATGACCGCTGTGGTAGCTATCGGACGGCTAACAGCCAAGCAGGGATTCCCTTCAGCTATCGGTAGTGTAGCCATTTCAGGACCACTACAAGAGGAAATGGTTATGTACTTACGGGTCACTCAGGAGACTCCAGACTTCCTTGATGTATGTGGTAGCTTTTCCACCACAAAGGGTCATGTACTGGTGGAACTTAAGGGAGTGAGGATCTCATTTTTGGGCAATTGCTCAAGTGTTCTTCAGTCACGGttctttcacaatgaaataactGCAATTCCTGATAGGAAAGACTTgcaaaatcacaaaataaaagcaatagTTTTTGAAGACAAACTTGGCATTGCTAAAGGACTTAGGCCATACATACACCCAGAGTCAGCACTTGTGGAGAGCAGAGAGCATTGGATTGCAGATCAAATTCGAAATTTAGTGTTTGACTCACTTACCAACAGTGTGGATTTGGAAAATGTTCTCTTCATTTGGGGTGTAGAGGACCTCAGTCACTTGTCATCTGAGAAGATGCTGGACTGTTTGGTGACTTGCTGTGAGTTGTTTCGCCAGATTGTTTTAGCCTTGAATGAGAGCAAACGCTCTTGCGCTGTCCGCGTTATAACCTATAGATCGGCAGAAACGATTGTGGACCATGTCAGTCCTGGTTTTGTGCTGTCTGGTATGACAAGGGCTTGTTCAGCAGAGATGGCAGGTCTCTCGTTTCAACTGATTGACCTTGCTTCTGTGACCAGCGAAGACATTCAAACACTGGTTCGTGTGATAAACACCTGCAAAAAACAAGAGGTCATGATCAACAAAGGCCAAGCATCAACAACAAGAATAGCACGGACCCCGATGGGGGACGGCGCTTTATGTCAAAGTGATATGCACTCAGTAAATGTGAGCGACTTTGTTCTACAGACAACTGATCCATACAGAATGGTTCACTTGTCTGCCATCCCCTACGACACAAATGCAAATTATGTCCAAGAGAAGTCAATTGAGATGCAGCTTACCAATGTCTGCGCTCATTCATCTGATTACTTTCCCATCACCACTTCACATTTGAACTTCGGCAAGACAATGTATTGGAACAAGCATGCGTCACAGACTCACAAGCTCCTCGCTTTAGATTTTAGTGGCATTGTCACAGCTGTTGGGAAAGATGTTTGTCATCTAAGAGTGGGAGATCATATAGCTTCATGTTACCCAGTTGCTGCCACTGCGAAGATTATAATTCCCGAAGCCGTGTGCTACAGCACAAAGAGGCTCCCGTTTCTGAAAGAGACTCCATGTGTGTCTTACTTCATACTGGCATGGGAGATCCTGCAGAGAATGCTGTCTAAGGTAAAACAACAGCCCAGAAAGCTGCTCATCATCTCATCCAACTCAGCCTCTGCTCTGATGAAGGTTTTGGCTCTGACAGCAAACAGGTCAGGCTGGAATGTTTCTTCTTTgccacatttcagagggaaatctCTGCATTTTGATCATAGTcatgcatttgtttttctgcCCCCGTTTGATCACTCCTGGCAGGGGATGCATGACAGCGGTACTCATGATAGACACCTTATTTTTGTATGTAGCAATCACATGTCATCCTCACTCTCAGCAAACATGTTTGCATTGAAGAGTAAACACATGCATGTACATCAACTTGATATGGCGAATGTTCTCCAGAGAGCCAATCTGCAAGTACAAAACAGGAATATCTTGGATTGGCTAATGTCATTAAGCTTTGATACAGAGTCTCTACCTTTGAAAAGGGAGATTTTTCAATTATCAAGCCTAGAAGAGCCGCAGACTGATGCAGATGCTGAGTCATACTTTACAACAAAAACAGTGCAGCAAGTTGTTCTAGATCACAGAGAATGTGACTGTCCAGTGTCTGATATCCCTTTGTTTACAAGGCCTGGGAAACTTTTTAAACAAAGCTGTGTTTATATTGTAACTGGAGGGCTCTCTGGTTTGGGACTAGAGACGGTAAAGTTCATTGCCCATAATGGTGGAGGTTGTATTGCAACACTGTCCAGAAGTACTCTGACTGATGAAATGCAGTTTGAAATGGAACTTCTCCAAAGAAGATATGAGGTGACAATCATGAATGTCCAGTGTGATGTTTCTGCGTCGATGCAGGTTGTGGACGCGATCTCAAAGATCAAACAACGCTTCTCCTTTTGTTCAATCAAAGGAGTGTTTCACAGTGCTGCAGTATTACATGATGCGTTGATCAAAAACCTCGATGAGTCCCTCTTCCGAAAGGTGCTGCAGCCCAAAGTGAGTGGGGCTCTAAACCTACACTATGCAACACTTCACAACAAACTGGATTTCTTTGTGTGCTACTCCTCCATCTCTTCATTCATTGGCAATGCCTCACAGTGTAACTACGCAGCAGCCAATTCTTTCCTcgacacattctgtcattatcgGAGAAACCTTGGACTTGCTGGACAGTCCATCAACTGGGGCCCTTTAAACCTTGGCCTCTTGTTGAACAAAGACCATTTCCAAAAGTTCCTGGAGGCAAAGGGGATGATGGTAATGGATGTGTGCGATGTGCAAGAGGCACTTGAAAAGTGTCTTGTGATAAACAGACCACAACAAGTCATATGCAAGTTCAATTTCAAAAATCTGCACATTCATGTACTTTCACAAAATGCATCTCTCAGAGAGCGGCTGTCAGCTTTAGTGGAAATGGAGCTAAAAGATGAACTAAGCAATGAACCCAGGGCTCAGCATTTGTCTTCCACGCATGGAATTGTGAGATCAATTGTCAGTGACATCAGCAATGTTAGTGTAGATGAGCTGGATGATGACTCAGCTCTGTGTGCGCTGGGTATTGACTCAATGTTGGCCATGACTCTGCAGAATAAGATTTTCCAAGAGACAGGTGTGAATGTGCCTTTGGTTAGAATATTGGACCCGAACAGTACACTGGCTACTTTGTCAGCTATTGTAAAGAATAATGAATAA
- the LOC116048574 gene encoding ATP-dependent zinc metalloprotease YME1L1 isoform X2, producing the protein MFSLSTCFQPQQMIVPLSQLINALHSLKNSATASVQALHKDFIPEHSSYLKEPSVSLRDLGLSEIRASQLDELVSRLLPIPGPEEPPAVPSIWRSSHVSSDSFFHNKHGFSHRRLGVFGSPIFHRQYHSPLKGACSELQFLPVWIQSRGFKTLKSRTRRTESGYDGPVESEAYTPAFMKGFLQREKAPEAQSLDELLKQRHLPDNQQEAFKTGFTEGFMRSQAFTQRTQASLRRTRIILLALLLLGIYGLSRTPFLSVRFRTTSGLDSAVDPIQMKNVTFDHVKGAEEAKNELQDVVDFLKNPEKFTVLGGKLPKGILLVGPPGTGKTLLARAVAGEADVPFYYASGSEFDEMFVGVGASRIRNLFKEAKANAPCVIFIDELDSVGGKRIESPMHPYSRQTINQLLAEMDGFKPNEGVIVIGATNFAEALDTALVRPGRFDMQVTVPRPDVKGRTEILNWYLSKIKIDPAVEAEIIARGTVGFTGAELENLVNQAALKAAMDEKEMVTMKDLEFAKDKILMGPERKSVDIDKKNKTITAYHESGHAIVAYYTKDAMPINKATIMPRGPTLGHVSMLPENDRWSETRAQLLAQMDVSMGGRVAEELIFGDDNITTGASSDFDGATKIAKMMVTRFGMSDKLGVMTYGDVTKQSPETQAAIEQEVRALLKDSYERAKNILKTYNKEHKKLADALLAYETLNAKEIQMVLEGKSLDQQIPQ; encoded by the exons ATGTTTTCACTGTCAACGTGTTTTCAGCCACAGCAG ATGATAGTGCCCCTCAGCCAGCTCATCAATGCCCTCCACTCTCTGAAGAACTCAGCCACAGCTTCAGTCCAGGCCCTGCACAAAGATTTCATTCCAGAGCACAGTTCATATCTAAAAGAG CCCAGTGTGAGTCTGAGGGATCTTGGCCTGTCGGAGATCAGGGCGAGTCAGCTGGATGAGCTGGTCAGCAGGTTACTGCCGATCCCCGGGCCAGAAGAACCTCCCGCTGTTCCTTCCATATGGAGGTCGAGTCACGTTTCTTCAGACAGCTTCTTTCACAACAAGCATG GGTTTTCACACAGAAGGTTGGGTGTTTTTGGCTCCCCAATATTCCACAGACAATACCACAGTCCTCTAAAAGGAGCGTGCTCAGAGCTACAATTCTTGCCCG TATGGATCCAGAGTCGGGGTTTCAAGACACTTAAATCAAGGACCAGACGGACGGAGTCTGGTTATGACGGTCCGGTAGAATCCGAGGCCTACACACCAGCCTTCATGAAG GGATTTCTTCAGAGGGAAAAGGCACCAGAAGCCCAGTCACTGGACGAACTGCTGAAACAAAGGCACCTTCCAGATAACCAGCAGGAAGCTTTCAAGACGGGGTTCACTGAGGGGTTCATGAGGTCTCAGGCCTTCACTCAGAGAACACAAG CCTCGCTGAGGAGAACCAGGATTATCCTGTTGGCCCTTCTACTTCTTGGTATTTATGGCTTGTCAAGAACCCCGTTTCTCTCGG TGAGGTTCCGCACCACATCTGGTCTTGACTCAGCAGTCGACCCCATCCAGATGAAGAATGTGACATTTGATCACGTCAAAGGAGCAGAGGAGGCGAAGAATGAATTACAAGATGTTGTGGATTTTCTCAAGAACCCCGAGAAATTTACTGTTCTGGGTGGAAAGCTGCCTAAAG GGATCCTCCTTGTTGGTCCACCAGGCACAGGAAAGACTCTGTTAGCACGGGCTGTGGCTGGGGAGGCTGACGTGCCTTTCTACTACGCCTCCGGATCAGAGTTTGATGAGATGTTCGTGGGTGTTGGTGCGAGTCGAATCAGGAACCTTTTCA AAGAGGCAAAAGCTAACGCTCCTTGTGTTATCTTCATTGATGAGTTGGACAGCGTTGGCGGAAAGAGGATTGAGTCTCCAATGCATCCCTATTCTAGACAAACCAtcaaccagctgctggctgaaATGGACGG GTTTAAACCAAACGAGGGCGTCATCGTTATTGGTGCTACAAACTTTGCAGAGGCTTTGGACAC CGCTCTGGTGAGGCCAGGACGGTTTGACATGCAGGTGACGGTCCCTCGTCCCGATGTGAAAGGACGCACTGAAATTCTCAACTGGTACCTCTCAAAGATCAAAATAGACCCAG CTGTGGAAGCAGAGATTATTGCCCGGGGCACGGTGGGCTTCACTGGGGCAGAGCTGGAGAACCTGGTCAACCAGGCCGCCCTGAAGGCAGCCATGGACGAGAAAGAGATGGTCACAATGAAGGATCTGGAGTTCGCTAAGGACAAGATCCTCATgg GCCCTGAGAGGAAGAGTGTTGATATCGACAAGAAGAATAAGACCATCACAGCCTACCATGAGTCCGGCCATGCTATTGTTGCCTATTACACCAAAGATGCAATGCCCATCAATAAGGCCACCATCATGCCTAGAGGTCCAACTCTTGGCCAT GTGTCCATGCTCCCAGAGAATGACCGTTGGAGTGAGACAAGAGCCCAGCTGCTGGCTCAGATGGATGTCAGTATGGGCGGCCGAGTAGCAGAGGAGCTCATCTTTGGAGATGATAACATCACCACTG GAGCCTCCAGTGACTTTGATGGAGCAACCAAAATAGCAAAAATGATGGTGACCAGGTTCGGCATGAGTGACAAG CTTGGCGTCATGACCTACGGCGACGTGACCAAGCAGAGCCCCGAGACACAAGCTGCCATCGAGCAGGAAGTCAGGGCTTTACTGAAG GACTCATACGAACGTGCTAAAAACATCCTCAAGACGTACAACAAGGAGCACAAGAAGCTAGCTGATGCCCTGCTCGCGTATGAAACTCTGAATGCCAAGGAGATCCAGATGGTGCTGGAGGGCAAATCATTGGACCAGCAGATACCTCAGTAG
- the LOC116048574 gene encoding ATP-dependent zinc metalloprotease YME1L1 isoform X1, giving the protein MFSLSTCFQPQQMIVPLSQLINALHSLKNSATASVQALHKDFIPEHSSYLKEPSVSLRDLGLSEIRASQLDELVSRLLPIPGPEEPPAVPSIWRSSHVSSDSFFHNKHGFSHRRLGVFGSPIFHRQYHSPLKGACSELQFLPVWIQSRGFKTLKSRTRRTESGYDGPVESEAYTPAFMKGFLQREKAPEAQSLDELLKQRHLPDNQQEAFKTGFTEGFMRSQAFTQRTQASLRRTRIILLALLLLGIYGLSRTPFLSGKGSFSDAVRFRTTSGLDSAVDPIQMKNVTFDHVKGAEEAKNELQDVVDFLKNPEKFTVLGGKLPKGILLVGPPGTGKTLLARAVAGEADVPFYYASGSEFDEMFVGVGASRIRNLFKEAKANAPCVIFIDELDSVGGKRIESPMHPYSRQTINQLLAEMDGFKPNEGVIVIGATNFAEALDTALVRPGRFDMQVTVPRPDVKGRTEILNWYLSKIKIDPAVEAEIIARGTVGFTGAELENLVNQAALKAAMDEKEMVTMKDLEFAKDKILMGPERKSVDIDKKNKTITAYHESGHAIVAYYTKDAMPINKATIMPRGPTLGHVSMLPENDRWSETRAQLLAQMDVSMGGRVAEELIFGDDNITTGASSDFDGATKIAKMMVTRFGMSDKLGVMTYGDVTKQSPETQAAIEQEVRALLKDSYERAKNILKTYNKEHKKLADALLAYETLNAKEIQMVLEGKSLDQQIPQ; this is encoded by the exons ATGTTTTCACTGTCAACGTGTTTTCAGCCACAGCAG ATGATAGTGCCCCTCAGCCAGCTCATCAATGCCCTCCACTCTCTGAAGAACTCAGCCACAGCTTCAGTCCAGGCCCTGCACAAAGATTTCATTCCAGAGCACAGTTCATATCTAAAAGAG CCCAGTGTGAGTCTGAGGGATCTTGGCCTGTCGGAGATCAGGGCGAGTCAGCTGGATGAGCTGGTCAGCAGGTTACTGCCGATCCCCGGGCCAGAAGAACCTCCCGCTGTTCCTTCCATATGGAGGTCGAGTCACGTTTCTTCAGACAGCTTCTTTCACAACAAGCATG GGTTTTCACACAGAAGGTTGGGTGTTTTTGGCTCCCCAATATTCCACAGACAATACCACAGTCCTCTAAAAGGAGCGTGCTCAGAGCTACAATTCTTGCCCG TATGGATCCAGAGTCGGGGTTTCAAGACACTTAAATCAAGGACCAGACGGACGGAGTCTGGTTATGACGGTCCGGTAGAATCCGAGGCCTACACACCAGCCTTCATGAAG GGATTTCTTCAGAGGGAAAAGGCACCAGAAGCCCAGTCACTGGACGAACTGCTGAAACAAAGGCACCTTCCAGATAACCAGCAGGAAGCTTTCAAGACGGGGTTCACTGAGGGGTTCATGAGGTCTCAGGCCTTCACTCAGAGAACACAAG CCTCGCTGAGGAGAACCAGGATTATCCTGTTGGCCCTTCTACTTCTTGGTATTTATGGCTTGTCAAGAACCCCGTTTCTCTCGGGTAAAGGCTCCTTTTCTGATGCTG TGAGGTTCCGCACCACATCTGGTCTTGACTCAGCAGTCGACCCCATCCAGATGAAGAATGTGACATTTGATCACGTCAAAGGAGCAGAGGAGGCGAAGAATGAATTACAAGATGTTGTGGATTTTCTCAAGAACCCCGAGAAATTTACTGTTCTGGGTGGAAAGCTGCCTAAAG GGATCCTCCTTGTTGGTCCACCAGGCACAGGAAAGACTCTGTTAGCACGGGCTGTGGCTGGGGAGGCTGACGTGCCTTTCTACTACGCCTCCGGATCAGAGTTTGATGAGATGTTCGTGGGTGTTGGTGCGAGTCGAATCAGGAACCTTTTCA AAGAGGCAAAAGCTAACGCTCCTTGTGTTATCTTCATTGATGAGTTGGACAGCGTTGGCGGAAAGAGGATTGAGTCTCCAATGCATCCCTATTCTAGACAAACCAtcaaccagctgctggctgaaATGGACGG GTTTAAACCAAACGAGGGCGTCATCGTTATTGGTGCTACAAACTTTGCAGAGGCTTTGGACAC CGCTCTGGTGAGGCCAGGACGGTTTGACATGCAGGTGACGGTCCCTCGTCCCGATGTGAAAGGACGCACTGAAATTCTCAACTGGTACCTCTCAAAGATCAAAATAGACCCAG CTGTGGAAGCAGAGATTATTGCCCGGGGCACGGTGGGCTTCACTGGGGCAGAGCTGGAGAACCTGGTCAACCAGGCCGCCCTGAAGGCAGCCATGGACGAGAAAGAGATGGTCACAATGAAGGATCTGGAGTTCGCTAAGGACAAGATCCTCATgg GCCCTGAGAGGAAGAGTGTTGATATCGACAAGAAGAATAAGACCATCACAGCCTACCATGAGTCCGGCCATGCTATTGTTGCCTATTACACCAAAGATGCAATGCCCATCAATAAGGCCACCATCATGCCTAGAGGTCCAACTCTTGGCCAT GTGTCCATGCTCCCAGAGAATGACCGTTGGAGTGAGACAAGAGCCCAGCTGCTGGCTCAGATGGATGTCAGTATGGGCGGCCGAGTAGCAGAGGAGCTCATCTTTGGAGATGATAACATCACCACTG GAGCCTCCAGTGACTTTGATGGAGCAACCAAAATAGCAAAAATGATGGTGACCAGGTTCGGCATGAGTGACAAG CTTGGCGTCATGACCTACGGCGACGTGACCAAGCAGAGCCCCGAGACACAAGCTGCCATCGAGCAGGAAGTCAGGGCTTTACTGAAG GACTCATACGAACGTGCTAAAAACATCCTCAAGACGTACAACAAGGAGCACAAGAAGCTAGCTGATGCCCTGCTCGCGTATGAAACTCTGAATGCCAAGGAGATCCAGATGGTGCTGGAGGGCAAATCATTGGACCAGCAGATACCTCAGTAG